taaataattaatccaTAACTGACGACCAAATGCAACCAGTTTCTGTGTATCTCTATTTTCTCGTAacatttaattacttttaatcACACTGGGATTTTTTTTCCACACTATATCTCCTGGCCAATTCTGAAAAGAATTCACGTCTAATAGTGAGCCTTTCATAGCAGGATAATAAGGCTTCATGTTGTGTCTTGTCAAAAACTTAATAATCTTAATCCCGTCTTTTCTGTGGAGAGCCCATTCCATTTGTACGACGACGACGTTAACTGTACTGAAAAACCTATCTCCACCCAGAAGAGCTCTTGTTTCGTGCCCCTCTATATCCATTTTGATAACAACTTTGGTAAAGTTAAAAATAGACAGCAGGTCGTCCAAGGGAATTGCTTGGGCAACTTCCGCATCGTTCGCTGACGTCATTTCCTTTACGTAAGTGCCGCCAACGTTACCAGGGTGTGTCCCGAAACCGACCCTGAACCTTTTGTCGGATATGGCGTTGTGGATGACGTATGCCTCGTTCTGGAACTGTCCCTCTCGGATCGACTTACAGAGACGTCTGACGTTGCCTAGCAACGGGTCTATGAGAACGACGCGTCGTCCCATTTTCGCGATCGTCAATCCGTACACGCCAACATTGGCGCCGATATCGACGAAATCGGCATCGGCGTGTTTCGTCATAAATTCATACGTCATCTGGACTAGATCTCCCTCCCAGATTCCTCGTTCTATTATGTCTCTCGACACCCACACATCCTGGGCTTTAGGATATATAAATATCGGCGTATCACCTGCTGGAGACTTCAGCGTAGCTTTCTTGAAATCACCAGTGTCTAAATCGCAGACGCCATTTTGGATTCGCCATGACGTTGAGGTTCTTGTTAACACTGTCGCTGTGCGCGCATAAGACAGGTGTAGAAGTGTTTTCCATGGCCTAACATTTCGTGGAGAAACTGTAGGAAAACATTCTTGACATGATGTAACATTTGGTTTGCTAAAAGGCAGCAACAGCGTTTCGCGTATTAACAACTTCTCGATAAACCGTGATGGCTCCAACGAAATATGAAGATAATTTTTCAGATTTATGGCGTAAACGAAAAACAGCATTGTGATGGAAATCCATAGTAACAGAATAACAAGAATAAGTCGTACTTTACATTTAACACGAACCATTGATGATTCTTTTATGGAAATTTAGAAAAATTGGAAAAATGTTGAACAGTTCTTTCGGtatttgttgatttgtttgttcCTCCTTTTTTCGTCTTTTTGTTcctctttccttccttcctttctgttttttaataaatttgtccAGTATTCAGTTTCGactcttttttttacgtcaacctgtaaaagaaaaaaaaacaaaaaaaaaaaaaacaatatataatatatatatatatattatatataatatatatatatatatatatatatatatatatatatatatatatatataataaaaacaatacttcgtacatacaataatacttAATAATACTCAAATAAAAAACAGTGATAATCTCCATGAACGTCAAGTTTCAGTTActgtctatttttgtccttgTTATAGTAGTGTAGAGTCTACAATACATGCAATAATGTACATCAAATTcttctgttaaaaataaaatcataaaatgtttgaaacttgtaaaaaatatcgaataattttcagaacaataaacagtttaactgaaaacatatttaccaTGTTCTTGTCATATATTAATGTCTAATCATCTTGTTCTACATATCAAGGACACTATAATTCGGAATACCTACCCTGACAGGTACAGAACTATATATCTTCAAAATCTATAACTCCACAAAACCACATTGATTTGtactaaatgtaaatgtaaacagGCACCCGCCAGCATGTGAATGAcataagaggtaacccaactattatcctgttcaattatttagacccaaagttttttgcaaatgttacgtttatttcctattcgatatttgttttctttgcatttacatgaaaacaaaccaaaaccccgacaggttttatatacaaatcatcatataaaatgtacgaagttgacttaattctactttttaaaaatctctgtgtcttttgaatgcacgttatttctcctataaataactacggtcatttgcatatcaaaacattgggatctgaggctacgtaaaggccattatagcttgtttcactaaatcaaggttattattgttttgcagtgtgtaacagcattgtctaatctttccgttaaacatagatgtaaacaaacagaacatgtaaccctttcttgtaggtgcattatatttaataaatttagctaatgtattatgtatttttattttattatatcaattatatattagcataccatacctaacctaacacaactgaggtgtagcacagtaataaacacaaatcacctcacacaccgcaggaatgtgctttccaaatttataaatacatttaatgcagggccggacccagaagaccgggggggggggataaaatgtcaaaggccaccaacatcaaataataatacaaatgttatttaatttgcctctaaatagggaactcatacgtatatatatatagtatttagggtggtgcttggggctggggtttgggggttgggtgttacatttgtaatgcgaaaaaccaaagggctattgttcggactcgtatgggttcaaccactttttcatcccgcagacacagccctgaatgttcaaaatacgatagcattgcttggtcaataacatcattatttcgatctatgactgcacgtgctattgtagcaatgtgtaaaccacgtaaaatacaagttaggtagggtatataaattcattgaaaatatattagtcgacattcttgttattgttatttgaggaaaaatatgggtaaatcgaaaaacacttcagttgatgtaaaatcgtgtattaagaacgttttcgattattttgaagatgaatatcagcgcggtagacctaggtatgcttcttatcgaattgtcgatcgagttgccgctgcacttaaagtttcggtttcaacagtaaaaagaactgtgaaaaatctaagctctacgaatccaagcacagaaatcactgttaaaaaacgcgaccgaaaactcatcgatttatttgataaagatgttattagacgacgagtatacagattttatagtgagggcgaattacctacattacataagattaacgtggctttaagggaggaatgtggaatcaacatatccatatcaactttactaagaacactccatgacctcgattttaaataccaacatatgtctacaactggaaaagtgatttttgaggacgccaatatatcagacaggagactgttctatctccatgaaatatccagtttacgagaacaggggtatttaatagtgtatcaagatgagacctgggtgaatgtcaaccacacaacatcccaccactggacagtcttcggtgactgggaagggaaaaagacttaatttgtcatgctggctgtgataaatatggattgatagatggctgtgaattgatctttgaggctaaaaaaacagacggagactatcatggtgagatgaatcatgaaaatttcatcaaatggtttgaagaacaacttatgccttctctaccagaaccttctgttatcgccatggataacgcaagctaccacaacaaattaactgagattacacgatgtcctgcactaaacgcttaaaaggaagaaattcagtcgtggctacgaaacaaaaatataccttttgagagtaacatgacaaagccagttctttatgaacttgtgaaaagtaacaaatgtgcaaagcaatttgttactgatgatattgctgaacgccatgggcacttgtgtctaagactgccgccaagacattctgaactcaatccgatagaactgatctggagtcaaagggcacatagctcgtcataatgatggtaaaatgaccacgtgcggagagaacttgcatatgcattgaactctggcacacctacacacttctctgacgcagttaaacatgtaataaagatcgaagaagattttagaaaacaaaatagttttataagaaataaaatacaccctgtgatagtcccccttaacgaagatagtgatgaagaaatgagttcgtcttgttaagttatttctccatacccatcaggagtattactttaatgtatgcatgaactctttaacaccaaaaataatttatttccatatcattcactatcaaacaacctaacaacctataaactaatcgactagaaatgcatatagactacacatacatacgagagaaatgtttatttaacgacacactcaacgcatttgatatacgtttatgtggcgtcagacaaaacggttaaggagcattatgacagtgagaaagaaactcgctaccgccacatgggccactgtttccgataagcaattttgataagcaataagggacgttttatatgcaccatcccatagacaggatagcacataccacagcctttatacatcagttgtagtgcacaggctggaactagacacaacccaatgggtccaccatgtgggatcgataagtcgacctaccatgagcgaacgctttacctctgagctacgtcccgctccatatacaaaagaagccttaagtggggttggggttgtgcagagggtcacacctccaccaatcgcatgcataccatattcttctctctctctccctataaccatataaccatagattaaaatatgttgagttcgtcgttacataaatgacgtctctctctctctctctctctctctctctctctctctctctctctctctctctctgtttgtctgtctctcccttcagcgcgcgcgcttctgtattccacaatataattataatatttgatacatatttttttttcaaattgagGTTTAGTCACTTGAACTGctcacctgaatccgcgcctgcttcatgtttacagatattttcttaaatataggtcatactacgatttgtgcggataggacgatagaaccgaacattagtttgaaacgcactatagaatgatgcttttgatatgcaaatgaccttagttatttataggagaaataacgtgcattcaaaagacacagagatttttaaaaagtggaattaagtcaacttcgtgcattttatatgatgatttgtatataaaacctgtcggggtttgggtttgttttcatgtaaatgcaaagaaaacaaatatcgaataggaaataaacgtaacatttgcaaaaaaccttgggtctaaataattgaacaggataatagtcgTCCATACgttttattgttcagtgtaaGGATCACGTGGCATATCATCTAACTTTGGCGGGTCTAATGTCAGCGTAGCAGACGATAATTTTGCAGGTAATTTTGATAACTGGAGTTCGCTATGTGAGGCATTTCATTGGTACCAAAATATTGCCTTGGCAAAAACTGATAGCATGCAcaatatttatggtattataattaaaacatagaGCTGGTAGCTTGACTAGAAGTATGTTCAATACTGTGAGAGAAAAACCCAAACACTTCGTTGATGCTGTTCAGGTTGATAATAACGTAATATCCCGCATAATCTCgcgatacatgcagttacaaaaaaaagagtatcGAAACCATATGTCGACCGAAATTGTATGACGGTAAAGTAGCCTTTTGCAGTTGTGAGAAAGCGAAGATCCTTACGGTTCATTTTGCATAGACTTGGGTGGATGAATCGATGAACAAAACCGTGAAAGattgaatgattgattgattggatGGGTGAATGTTTGACCAAATGAAGATAAGAATATCGGGATTGTTCgtttgaaaaagaagaaaaataaaccGGGAGCCCAGGACCTTGAGCTCAAACGAACGGGGTACTGATATCTGAGTACAGGGACAGTTAGGGAACAACATGAGCCATACACATATGGATTTCTGCCGGGACCCAGCTGCTGCGTGTGAACCCTGGAAACccttaaagggagagtaaactcaaacaagagccttgtgtgttggaaagatgcatacccggaccaccaacacatactgacactttaacaaatgaaaaacgcgtaattttagagttaataaaaagccatgattattcctgctaactgggggcagccattttgtttcgtttttgtgacgtccggtggtatagcatGGGGCGAAGTGACTTGATAgcataataaactatttaactaaatatatttcaatttgcatcaatagaacgaaatggagttacagtat
This DNA window, taken from Gigantopelta aegis isolate Gae_Host chromosome 4, Gae_host_genome, whole genome shotgun sequence, encodes the following:
- the LOC121370473 gene encoding uncharacterized protein LOC121370473, producing the protein MVRVKCKVRLILVILLLWISITMLFFVYAINLKNYLHISLEPSRFIEKLLIRETLLLPFSKPNVTSCQECFPTVSPRNVRPWKTLLHLSYARTATVLTRTSTSWRIQNGVCDLDTGDFKKATLKSPAGDTPIFIYPKAQDVWVSRDIIERGIWEGDLVQMTYEFMTKHADADFVDIGANVGVYGLTIAKMGRRVVLIDPLLGNVRRLCKSIREGQFQNEAYVIHNAISDKRFRVGFGTHPGNVGGTYVKEMTSANDAEVAQAIPLDDLLSIFNFTKVVIKMDIEGHETRALLGGDRFFSTVNVVVVQMEWALHRKDGIKIIKFLTRHNMKPYYPAMKGSLLDVNSFQNWPGDIVWKKNPSVIKSN